A section of the Spirosoma pollinicola genome encodes:
- a CDS encoding Nramp family divalent metal transporter: protein MEVTNTSMKGWRQESNENSLADVHSSVHVPIGGGFFKTLRAYAGPGLMVAVGYMDPGNWATDIAGGARYGYKLLSVVLISNLFAILLQHLALKLGIATGRDLAQACRDHFSRPVSIGLWLLAEIAIAATDLAEVIGSAIALNLLFGLPLTLGILITALDVLLLLYLQNKGFQLIERIVASLIFLIVGCFGYELLVSRPDMAGVAAGLVPHADIITNPGMLYIAIGILGATVMPHNLYLHSSIVQTRDFGRNDAGRKSAIKFATIDSTVSLFLAFFINAAILVLAAATFHFSGNQQVADITDAHRLLDPILGVKLAGILFAVALLASGQNSTLTGTLAGQIVMEGFINLRVKPWIRRLITRLVAIVPALVVAILYGEHGTSELLVLSQVILSLQLSFAVVPLVSFTSNKTKMGKFVNPVWVKALSWIVAVLIIVLNTYLLWDTVSSL, encoded by the coding sequence ATGGAGGTAACGAATACGTCGATGAAAGGCTGGCGGCAAGAGAGTAACGAAAACTCTCTGGCCGACGTACATAGCTCTGTTCATGTGCCGATAGGCGGAGGGTTCTTTAAAACATTACGGGCCTACGCCGGGCCTGGCCTAATGGTTGCCGTGGGCTACATGGACCCAGGCAACTGGGCAACCGATATTGCGGGCGGGGCCCGGTATGGCTATAAACTCTTATCGGTTGTTCTTATTTCTAATCTGTTTGCCATACTGCTTCAGCACCTGGCGTTAAAATTAGGCATTGCGACTGGCCGTGACCTTGCTCAGGCTTGCCGCGATCATTTTAGCCGCCCCGTATCCATTGGCTTATGGCTTCTGGCCGAGATTGCGATTGCCGCCACCGATTTGGCCGAAGTCATCGGGTCGGCGATTGCGCTCAATCTGCTGTTTGGTCTGCCCCTCACGCTTGGCATTTTGATAACGGCCCTTGATGTGCTGTTACTGTTATACTTACAGAACAAAGGGTTTCAACTCATTGAGCGAATCGTTGCCAGTCTGATCTTTCTGATTGTGGGATGTTTCGGTTACGAGTTGCTGGTATCCAGGCCCGATATGGCTGGCGTTGCTGCCGGTCTGGTGCCCCATGCAGACATTATCACCAATCCGGGCATGCTTTACATTGCCATTGGCATATTGGGTGCTACGGTGATGCCGCACAACTTGTATCTGCACTCCAGCATTGTACAAACCCGCGATTTCGGGCGGAATGACGCCGGTCGGAAGTCGGCCATTAAATTCGCCACTATCGACTCTACGGTTTCCCTGTTTCTTGCCTTCTTCATCAATGCAGCCATTCTTGTTCTGGCAGCGGCAACCTTTCACTTTTCGGGGAACCAGCAAGTGGCCGATATTACCGATGCTCACCGTTTACTCGACCCAATTCTGGGCGTTAAACTAGCGGGTATTTTGTTTGCGGTAGCCTTGCTGGCATCAGGCCAAAACTCCACTCTGACCGGTACATTGGCCGGGCAGATTGTAATGGAAGGCTTTATCAATCTGCGCGTTAAACCCTGGATTCGCCGACTTATTACACGTCTGGTTGCTATTGTTCCGGCACTGGTAGTGGCCATTCTGTATGGTGAACATGGCACCAGTGAGCTATTAGTGCTCAGCCAGGTTATTCTGTCACTCCAGCTTAGTTTTGCAGTTGTGCCACTTGTTTCATTCACCAGTAATAAAACCAAGATGGGAAAATTCGTTAATCCTGTCTGGGTAAAAGCACTATCCTGGATCGTTGCGGTGCTTATTATCGTCTTGAATACCTATTTATTATGGGACACGGTTTCGAGTTTATAA
- a CDS encoding RNA polymerase sigma factor — protein MSTRPLPIYSTEQDFYTALSRRDERAYQFLYTESLPSFRYWVLTNSGSEMDAEDAFQKGLMSFLLNLETGSYQLQAGTRITTVVFEYCKRVWLTELKSSRLRTRATMPDTVDMVDTADVVKDLERLDIVQAVRQSLGQLKDECRKVIEWFYVEDLSLREIAERLGMKESSVKSKRYDCAEKLKTFYLKTANQ, from the coding sequence ATGTCAACGCGCCCGTTACCCATTTACTCAACAGAACAGGATTTTTATACCGCCCTGAGCCGTCGCGATGAGCGGGCTTATCAATTTTTGTACACTGAATCACTTCCTTCTTTTCGATATTGGGTATTGACCAACAGCGGCTCAGAAATGGATGCTGAGGATGCCTTTCAGAAAGGGTTAATGAGTTTTTTGCTCAACCTGGAAACTGGTAGTTATCAACTTCAGGCGGGTACCCGCATTACGACCGTCGTTTTTGAGTATTGTAAACGCGTATGGTTGACTGAATTGAAATCGTCCCGATTACGTACCCGCGCTACCATGCCCGACACAGTCGATATGGTTGATACGGCCGACGTAGTCAAGGATCTAGAACGATTGGATATTGTGCAGGCGGTTCGGCAATCGCTTGGCCAGCTCAAGGATGAGTGCCGAAAGGTAATAGAGTGGTTTTATGTGGAAGACCTGTCACTGCGGGAAATTGCCGAACGACTTGGCATGAAGGAGTCCTCAGTGAAATCGAAACGGTATGATTGTGCCGAAAAGCTGAAAACTTTTTACCTGAAAACGGCTAATCAGTAA
- a CDS encoding DMT family transporter — protein MIKKASVTDYLQLHFIVLIWGFTAILGKLLQPLDPSAVVLFRTLLAVLGVGVVLLIRKQTIRVSTTDCWGLLGTGGLIGLHWVLFFLAARLSNVSVCLAGMATSSLWASFLEPLLLRRRVRPVEVALGAAVMAGLYLIFRFEFDKVVGLTVAVGSAMLSSLFTIINSRFTHRYDALVISFYEMTGALLGAIILWLLVWQLTTTGPGLPVEFVPQSLSQWFWLLILSMVCTVYAYTVGVSLLRKFSAYLAILTVNLEPVYGIILALLIFGDTEHMTSGFYIGTLVILIAVLAYPFLNGQKPTTAVE, from the coding sequence ATGATAAAAAAAGCGTCAGTCACAGATTATCTTCAACTTCATTTCATTGTGCTGATCTGGGGGTTTACCGCTATTCTGGGTAAACTGTTGCAACCCCTCGACCCTTCGGCAGTCGTTTTATTCAGGACGTTGCTGGCCGTTTTGGGCGTAGGTGTCGTGTTGCTTATTCGTAAGCAAACCATCCGGGTGTCAACCACCGACTGCTGGGGACTTCTGGGAACCGGCGGGCTCATTGGCCTGCACTGGGTATTGTTTTTTCTGGCCGCCCGGCTGTCCAATGTCTCGGTTTGTCTGGCAGGTATGGCTACCAGCTCCCTTTGGGCGAGTTTTCTGGAACCCTTATTATTGCGTCGGCGGGTTCGGCCTGTTGAGGTAGCCCTTGGCGCGGCTGTTATGGCGGGCCTGTATTTAATTTTCCGATTCGAATTTGATAAGGTTGTCGGGCTGACCGTTGCGGTTGGTTCGGCCATGCTGTCCTCCCTGTTTACGATCATCAACAGCCGGTTTACGCATCGGTACGACGCACTGGTGATTTCATTTTACGAGATGACTGGCGCGTTACTGGGGGCCATAATCCTGTGGCTACTGGTGTGGCAGCTTACTACAACGGGGCCGGGTTTGCCGGTTGAGTTTGTGCCCCAGTCACTTAGTCAATGGTTCTGGCTTTTGATACTGTCGATGGTATGTACGGTGTATGCCTATACCGTTGGGGTAAGCCTGTTACGGAAATTTTCCGCTTATCTGGCCATATTAACCGTAAATTTGGAGCCTGTATATGGCATTATACTCGCCCTGTTGATATTTGGCGACACCGAGCACATGACATCGGGCTTTTACATCGGCACGCTTGTCATTCTGATCGCTGTACTGGCCTATCCATTTCTGAACGGACAGAAGCCAACGACAGCGGTGGAGTGA
- a CDS encoding LptF/LptG family permease: MKLLDAYILKRFLQTYIFVVLVIVLVVVMIDYTEKVDNFHKTHAPAGEILFNYYLNFIPYWANYISPLMVFIATVFLTSRLAARTEIIAILSSGVSFVRLLLPYVLGATVLAVATYFMVNYVIPKANKTRIAFEIKYINDAYTYSGRNVHLKIAPNTYAYLESYNNQINTGYKFTMERVEGNQLKQKLSADHIEWDAKKKKWTVYDYKIRTINGLQETLTPGARIDTTLNLKPDDFSSDFNLYETLTRPELNRHIDLLQSRGADGVETYLLEKYSRDTRPFAIIILTVIGVIMSARKSRRGVGWQVALGFFLAFTYLLFFMLAKGIAESGNLNPIVAVWLPNAIFAGIGVLLYNTIPR; encoded by the coding sequence ATGAAACTCTTAGACGCCTATATACTTAAGCGCTTTTTGCAAACCTACATCTTCGTGGTGCTGGTAATTGTGCTTGTGGTTGTGATGATCGATTACACCGAAAAGGTGGACAACTTTCACAAAACACACGCACCCGCAGGCGAAATTCTGTTTAATTATTACCTCAATTTTATTCCGTACTGGGCTAATTACATCAGTCCGCTAATGGTGTTCATCGCCACGGTTTTCCTGACATCCCGACTGGCGGCCCGCACCGAAATTATTGCTATTCTGAGTAGTGGCGTCAGTTTTGTTCGCTTGCTGTTGCCGTATGTGCTGGGGGCAACGGTACTAGCCGTAGCCACCTACTTTATGGTTAACTACGTAATTCCGAAGGCTAACAAAACCCGGATTGCGTTTGAAATAAAGTACATCAACGACGCCTATACCTACTCCGGGCGCAACGTTCATCTGAAGATAGCGCCCAATACTTACGCCTATCTGGAAAGCTATAATAACCAGATCAATACGGGTTATAAGTTTACGATGGAACGGGTAGAGGGGAATCAGCTAAAGCAAAAACTCTCCGCCGATCACATTGAATGGGATGCCAAGAAAAAGAAATGGACTGTATACGATTATAAAATACGAACCATCAATGGACTACAGGAAACGCTCACGCCCGGTGCCCGTATCGACACAACGCTGAACCTGAAACCCGATGATTTTAGCTCGGACTTTAACTTATATGAAACCCTCACGCGCCCTGAGTTAAACCGACACATCGATTTGTTACAAAGTCGTGGTGCCGACGGTGTTGAGACGTACCTGCTCGAAAAATACAGCCGCGATACCCGGCCATTCGCCATCATTATTCTAACCGTTATTGGCGTTATCATGTCGGCCCGCAAGAGTCGCCGGGGGGTGGGCTGGCAGGTGGCACTGGGCTTCTTTCTGGCCTTTACGTATCTTCTATTCTTTATGCTGGCCAAAGGTATTGCCGAGTCGGGTAACCTGAACCCCATAGTGGCAGTATGGTTGCCAAATGCTATTTTTGCAGGTATCGGTGTGCTTTTATACAACACCATTCCGAGGTAA
- a CDS encoding metal-dependent transcriptional regulator, translating into MHSFTEENYLKTIYYLASRQQGEVSTNALAEMTATKAASVTDMLRKLAEKQLIHYKKYQGVRLTEEGERLALQVIRRHRLWEVFLVQKLGFGWDQVHEIAEEMEHIRSEELVTRLDTYLGCPQFDPHGDPIPTQAGQMPETGYQKLSEVAKGQDVCLMAVLEHSTEFLKHLDQSNLTLGCTVTVNEINAFDKSVLVQIETGRTVFISYEVAKNLLVNSMSSR; encoded by the coding sequence ATGCATTCATTTACTGAAGAAAATTACCTGAAGACCATCTATTACCTCGCCAGTCGTCAGCAGGGTGAAGTTAGCACGAATGCACTTGCCGAAATGACCGCAACAAAGGCAGCTTCTGTAACGGATATGCTACGAAAACTGGCCGAAAAGCAATTGATTCACTACAAAAAATACCAGGGCGTTCGATTAACGGAAGAAGGTGAGCGCCTGGCATTGCAGGTTATTCGGCGGCACCGGCTCTGGGAAGTCTTTCTGGTGCAGAAACTTGGTTTTGGCTGGGACCAAGTTCACGAAATTGCGGAAGAAATGGAACATATTCGGTCGGAGGAACTGGTGACGCGTTTAGATACGTATTTAGGTTGCCCGCAGTTTGATCCACACGGCGATCCTATTCCAACGCAGGCCGGACAGATGCCTGAAACAGGCTACCAGAAACTGTCTGAAGTGGCCAAAGGGCAGGACGTTTGCCTGATGGCTGTGCTGGAACACTCGACCGAATTCCTGAAACACCTCGATCAGTCGAATCTTACCCTCGGCTGCACCGTTACAGTAAATGAAATTAACGCGTTCGACAAGTCGGTGCTGGTGCAAATTGAAACCGGCCGTACTGTGTTCATCAGTTACGAAGTCGCCAAAAATTTATTGGTAAATTCTATGAGTAGCAGGTAG
- a CDS encoding class I SAM-dependent methyltransferase — protein MGTVQPSGSSTTVNPDDYYFYHTIDLPGLGEMNGEWDLRPFVDDYLGHVPLAGKRVLEMGAANGFLTFHMEKKGASVISYDLSPDLDWDMVPFAHKDGAAWAPKRKNHIRKLNNAYRLGHSLFNSKAEFVHGTVYDIPKSVGYVDISTFGSILLHVRDPFLALEQAANITKETIVITEILDNNRQKIINSLFGWMGESTVRKIRSKLLGPSMIFRPNAVVGHPEETWWHFTPEILEQFLGVLGFQDVQIKYHKQFFAQHNKSQLMYTIVANRTTPIK, from the coding sequence ATGGGTACTGTTCAACCATCTGGCTCGTCAACCACTGTTAATCCTGACGATTATTACTTCTACCACACTATTGATTTACCGGGCCTTGGGGAAATGAATGGCGAATGGGATCTGCGCCCTTTTGTCGATGATTATCTGGGTCATGTTCCGTTGGCAGGTAAGCGCGTGCTGGAAATGGGAGCCGCTAATGGGTTTCTAACATTTCATATGGAAAAGAAAGGGGCGTCGGTGATTAGTTATGACCTATCGCCGGATCTCGATTGGGACATGGTTCCCTTTGCGCATAAGGATGGAGCAGCCTGGGCACCCAAACGGAAGAATCATATTCGAAAGTTGAATAATGCCTACCGTCTGGGCCATTCACTCTTTAATTCAAAAGCCGAGTTTGTACATGGCACCGTATATGATATTCCGAAATCGGTTGGTTATGTGGATATTAGTACGTTCGGCAGTATTTTACTTCACGTTCGTGATCCATTTCTGGCTTTAGAACAAGCGGCAAATATTACCAAAGAAACCATCGTCATTACCGAGATTCTGGATAACAATCGCCAGAAAATCATAAACAGTTTATTTGGCTGGATGGGCGAATCGACGGTGCGTAAAATTCGAAGTAAGCTGCTGGGCCCATCAATGATCTTTCGGCCTAATGCAGTGGTGGGGCATCCTGAAGAAACCTGGTGGCACTTTACACCAGAAATTCTCGAACAATTTCTAGGCGTTCTTGGCTTTCAGGATGTTCAGATCAAATACCATAAACAGTTTTTTGCCCAGCACAACAAAAGTCAATTAATGTACACCATAGTCGCGAATCGGACTACGCCAATAAAGTAG
- a CDS encoding LamG-like jellyroll fold domain-containing protein, translating to MKTSRTYLLVSVLICSFGSLLLSCGSWDLPTKKTQRICEKPAGTLTQKAQERKVDFSISDAKGTIDQVIWSFGNGITATTTGTTVTYTYPVSGTFTASATLTNTCNNTTTLSTVVTPVNIVAPSLSIVKPSSAGVTTASVNFVVNNYGNPAAVEYGICYSSTINTPDTKNSTVVPVVTPIVGVNTVVNLPNLAPSTTYYYQAYAKLPSGDFVYSSPVESFTTQADPLLQDLIASVSFTNQSLLDVSGYNNNVKLVGTTFTGDRKGNANSAILLNGSGDYFYMPENGTLNPEALSISIWIKPAVIPVGVEGRMQIYNKARFSDGLPQTYSSLIKAEKDIGPGLTFMTNIKQNSDCIGGKGWQDLEFTSGVDLSKWHHLVFTYSGSSARMYFDGAELYVKTDLSPNGIDKCPGGELKFGAQYQSLPWYFKGAMDDIRIYKRALTASEVQMLLNQ from the coding sequence ATGAAGACATCACGTACTTATCTCCTTGTTAGTGTTTTAATCTGCAGCTTTGGTAGTCTGCTTTTAAGTTGTGGCAGCTGGGACCTACCCACGAAAAAAACGCAGCGAATCTGCGAAAAACCGGCAGGGACATTAACTCAAAAAGCGCAGGAACGGAAGGTTGATTTTTCGATTAGTGATGCGAAAGGTACCATTGATCAGGTTATCTGGAGCTTTGGGAATGGAATCACTGCCACAACTACGGGTACAACGGTTACGTATACATACCCAGTTTCTGGCACATTTACTGCCAGTGCAACGCTGACGAATACATGTAATAACACAACCACGTTGTCTACTGTAGTTACCCCTGTTAATATAGTTGCTCCTTCACTTAGTATTGTCAAACCATCTAGTGCTGGCGTGACTACAGCCAGTGTAAACTTTGTTGTCAATAATTATGGTAATCCCGCTGCCGTAGAATATGGTATCTGCTATTCATCTACCATTAATACTCCCGATACTAAAAACTCAACTGTAGTTCCGGTAGTTACGCCAATAGTAGGTGTAAATACAGTCGTCAATCTGCCAAATCTGGCGCCTAGTACGACTTATTATTATCAGGCTTATGCCAAATTACCTTCAGGAGATTTTGTTTATAGTTCACCGGTTGAATCATTTACGACGCAGGCAGATCCTCTTCTTCAGGACCTGATAGCCTCTGTATCATTCACTAACCAGTCCCTTCTGGATGTTAGTGGCTATAACAATAACGTTAAGCTAGTAGGTACCACGTTTACCGGCGACCGTAAGGGCAATGCGAACTCGGCTATTTTGTTAAATGGGTCGGGTGATTATTTCTACATGCCTGAGAACGGGACTCTGAATCCGGAGGCATTGTCAATTAGCATTTGGATCAAACCAGCCGTCATACCTGTTGGCGTGGAAGGCCGGATGCAGATTTACAATAAAGCACGCTTTAGCGACGGTCTCCCGCAAACGTATAGCTCCTTAATTAAAGCCGAGAAAGATATTGGGCCAGGGCTGACGTTTATGACCAACATTAAGCAAAATAGCGACTGCATAGGTGGTAAAGGCTGGCAGGATTTGGAGTTTACCAGCGGTGTTGACCTAAGTAAGTGGCACCATTTGGTATTTACATATAGTGGAAGTTCAGCCCGAATGTATTTTGATGGTGCAGAACTATATGTAAAAACTGACCTGTCTCCTAACGGAATAGATAAATGTCCGGGTGGGGAATTGAAATTTGGGGCACAGTATCAATCCCTTCCCTGGTATTTTAAGGGAGCTATGGACGACATTAGGATTTACAAACGGGCGTTAACAGCCAGCGAGGTACAGATGTTGCTTAATCAATAA